The nucleotide window TGTCACTAATAGGCCGCGGTGGGCTGTGCTAATCGTTTCACAGGAGATTTGAAAAGTAGTACCTCTAGTACTCTCTGTTTTGGGGTGGACGCTATGAAGTCGCTTCCTTGCGAAATCAAAATGCCAATGGTCGGACAGCTGGCACGTTGCCAAGGCTAGTACCAAACTGATAATATATTGCTCCCGCTATTGCCAACAAAATTCACCACAGAACTCCCTCGCGGACCGTCCGGTGTAGCCGAAGTCAGCACAAACTTCAACTGAAGTTGAACGCGGCGGTCTAGTGGCTAGCATCGTACCATCGAGTCAGTATAAGCGACTAggttcctgcagctgcatccGCATCTGCATGTGTACCCCAGCTGTCTGACCCTAGTAATCCGCGTCTCGGAGATCGGCCTCGCCCACTGCCTGTTTGGTAGGTGAGAAGTAAGACATTGTAGCAGATACGATGGGAactcgtcgtcatcaacaAACTTAATTTTTGTCACTGTCACTGCTTTCCCAACGGTCAGCCGGGCCTcgttatatatttagtacGCAATAGTTTGATCGATCTATCTGACCGGTGCCCACAGTAGGAAAGGCTTGTAGAGACCACATCCAATTTGTCAACCAGGACATGGTCGACCGAAGGACGTGGTAGTAAAGAGAGTAACTCGAGGAAGCATGTCGGGAGGAACTCAGAGATGGGGAAACGACCTTTTGGTTGATGCGGACAAACGAGACAAAGGACGTGACTCGATCACCTGATCTCCTAAAAGACTGGTATTTTTGAAAAAGACGCGGTTCAGGTCTTCTCCAACCGCTGGCTCCCTAGGATCTAGCGGTAACTCCAAGTAAACACGCAATCCGATGCTCCTACTTTGCTGGGCTCTAACCAGATCCAATCAAGTCCGATAATCGCAGTGAGCGATAGTAAGAAACTATTATGAGTTCTTGCAGGGTCGATCATTTGCTCGAAATGTACACGGGTCACGCCGAGCAATAATGCTGGTAAAACTATTCTCCTGTTGGGAGGAAGGATGTCTGCCATACTCCTTACGCTCCTTATCCGGCTTGGAGAaggctgatgatgacgactcTATTCATGAAGAAAACACCGGAAAGCTTTCCTACTTAGTATATTGACTAATTTTGAAGCTCGTGATAAGCAAAAGCTGAGCTATACTGTTGATTGACAGAAAACATGGTCATATGATTACAGATCAGGCTCAACAAGTACGCTCCAGAGTAGATTTAGGCGCCCCCCATCCCGGCTTGCACACCATGAACAGGTCGTCAGCGGCCCTGGGCAACcttcttataattctctAACGCACGATCTCGACTCTGAGAATGATCCACTATCGGCCTTGGATAACCATTCCTCTCAGCAATATCCCCAGCTCCTCTGCCATATGGGTCATGAACCGCCGCGCCCTCAACCGCACGTAGTTCCGGCACCCAGTGACGAATATACTCGCCTTCTGGATCAAACCGCTCACTCTGGCGTAGAGGATTAAAGATCCGGAAATATGGCTGGGGATCAACCCCAGTACTAGAACCGAAACCCCAGCCGCCGTGGTTCGAGGCGAAGTCCCCGTCTATCAGGTGTTCCATGAAATATCGTTCCCCGGCACGCCAATCTATCAGAAGGTCTTTCGAAAGAAATGATGAAACGACCATGCGCGTGCGATTATGCATCCAGGCGGCGTGGTTCATTTGGCGCATGGCGGCGTCGACGATGGGATAGCCAGTTTTGCCCTCGCACCAAGCATTGAAGTGATCTATGTTATAAGACCACGCTAAATTTGTAAATTCAGGTTTGAAGCACTTGTTCATActgcaagatgatgatggtcagtGTGGATATACAGATAATCAGCAAATATGGAGAAAACACACCATATGAATGGCCAATGAACCAGGACATGCTTATAGAAATCTCGCCAAGCAACCTCGCTAATCCACGATGCATATCCAGTCTGGTTCATACTCAATTGGCCTTTGTTCTTTTTACGGGCCTCAAAAACAGCTGTTCGTGCGCTAAGTGCCCCAGACGCGAAATAAGGGCTTAGCACGGATGTATTCCGCCCCACGAGTGAGTTTCGCAAGTCATCATAGTCGTTTGCCTTGTCCTCCAGAAACACCTCCAGCCTACGGAGTGCCTCATGCTCGCCCTCCGGATACAACTCCCTGAATCttgtcttctcttcctcagtGAGCCGCTTGTTCTCCGGTGCAACAGGCACCTCGCAGTCAAAGAGAGTCTTGAAGTACTTGCGTGCATCGCCGGGGTTCGACCCCGGCTCATCCGCAACCTCAAGGTATTCTGGATTCTCATTAAGGAAGGCACACCAGGAGCGGAACCACGGGCTATAGACTGCATACTGTTTCCCCTGTTGGCTGACTAGCTTTCCCGGAGTGACAACGCATGTATCATGTGCTGCTTCAAATCGTATGTCGTTTCTTGCGCACAGTCGTACTAATTTCGCCTCGCGGCGCAATTCATCGACTTCATACTCCAGGTTTGCAAAGAGGTGACTTGCACCCCATTCCTGGCATAAATCTATAATCCTTTGAGGAATatccttcctcttttcctgcGTCTCCATATACAATGGAATATCCAGCTCATTCAAGTCTCGCCGCAACAATTCTAGTGTTCGTAACGTCAGATCCACACGAGGAGCGCTCGACAAATGAGCTGTCAGGTCCTCCGGAGAGAGAATATACAAGCCGATGAGAGGCAGGTTGTGTTCTCGCGCAACCTGATATGCCATTTGGAGGCCGCGATTGTCATGTAGTCGAAGATCTGTTTTGAACCAGTGAACGACGGCTGTCTTGGGCTCAATTTTCTGACGTTCATCGAACGTGTCTTCGTATGCCCTCTGTAGGGATTCGATGGGTCGTTCCAGCGTTCCGTTATTGTAAGCCTCGCACCGCTCGTTGCACATCTCAGGGGGATAGAAGTCACGCAGGACGATGCCAAAGTCTTCTGTATCTTTGGCATGGGGATGTGGACGCGTAAGATCGGGCTTTCCGCGTTTATTTGTGTCTGATGAGGCACCATTAATGGCAGAAGTGCTTGATGACTTGCGCTTTTTTGGAGGCATGTCGCTCATTAGCGCTTTGAAGGCGCGTTGCAGAGATACT belongs to Aspergillus luchuensis IFO 4308 DNA, chromosome 3, nearly complete sequence and includes:
- a CDS encoding deoxyribodipyrimidine photo-lyase PHR1 (COG:L,T;~EggNog:ENOG410PGC3;~InterPro:IPR036155,IPR005101,IPR006050,IPR002081, IPR036134,IPR018394,IPR014729;~PFAM:PF03441,PF00875) — its product is MIFQSLRLRSLVNTQQYLTYRTVSLQRAFKALMSDMPPKKRKSSSTSAINGASSDTNKRGKPDLTRPHPHAKDTEDFGIVLRDFYPPEMCNERCEAYNNGTLERPIESLQRAYEDTFDERQKIEPKTAVVHWFKTDLRLHDNRGLQMAYQVAREHNLPLIGLYILSPEDLTAHLSSAPRVDLTLRTLELLRRDLNELDIPLYMETQEKRKDIPQRIIDLCQEWGASHLFANLEYEVDELRREAKLVRLCARNDIRFEAAHDTCVVTPGKLVSQQGKQYAVYSPWFRSWCAFLNENPEYLEVADEPGSNPGDARKYFKTLFDCEVPVAPENKRLTEEEKTRFRELYPEGEHEALRRLEVFLEDKANDYDDLRNSLVGRNTSVLSPYFASGALSARTAVFEARKKNKGQLSMNQTGYASWISEVAWRDFYKHVLVHWPFICMNKCFKPEFTNLAWSYNIDHFNAWCEGKTGYPIVDAAMRQMNHAAWMHNRTRMVVSSFLSKDLLIDWRAGERYFMEHLIDGDFASNHGGWGFGSSTGVDPQPYFRIFNPLRQSERFDPEGEYIRHWVPELRAVEGAAVHDPYGRGAGDIAERNGYPRPIVDHSQSRDRALENYKKVAQGR